The genomic segment TCGAGATCTGGATGGCGCCCCGGTGCTCCTCGAGGATCCGGTGGCAGAGGGCGAGTCCCAGCCCGAGGCCGCGCTCCTTGGTGGTGAAGAACGGCGTGAAGAGCTTGGCGCGCGCCGCCTCGGGAATTCCCTCGCCCTCGTCCACCACCTGCACCTCGGCCATGCTGCGCTGGCCCGCCCCGAGATCGACCTTGGCGAAGAGCGGATTCATGCTCAGCCGGGTGATGAGCGTCAGCTTGCCGCCCCGGGGCATGGCCTCGATGGCGTTGCGCACGAGGTTGTGGATGACCTGCAGCATCCGGTCCTCGTCGGCGAGGATGGGCGGCAGGCTGGGATCGTAGCGGCGGTGGATCTGCACGCCGCGCTCGCTCGCCATCTCCTCCGAGAGCAGGGCGACCCGCTCGAGGAGCTGATGGATGTTGAGGGGCACCGGGCGCAGCGACACCGGACGCCCGAGGTCGAGCAGCATCTCGAGGATGCGATTCACGCGCCCGACCTCGTTGAGCAGCACCTCGGTGTACTCGCCCCAATGCGCCTCGTCGCCCAGCTCGCGCTTGAGGAGCTGCACGGCGCCGCGGATGGCGCCGAGCGGGTTCCGGATCTCGTGGGCCAGCCCCACCGCCACGCGCCCCACCGCGGCCAGCGTCTCGCCGCGCCGCACCTCGGCCTCGAGCTGACGGAGCCGCGAGATGTCGCGCACCACCGCCACCGCCGCCGTGACGGCGCCGCCACGCCCGGCCAGGGGCGCCGTCATCACGCTCACGTGCACCGGCCGGCCGTCGGCGCTCTCGACGACGGCCTCCGACTCCGACCGGCTCTCCCCGGTGGCGAGGGTATCGGCGAGATGCCGGGCCAGCGAGGTCTCCGGCGG from the Candidatus Methylomirabilota bacterium genome contains:
- a CDS encoding ATP-binding protein → MTARLDYEALVAGLPDAVVGVDAELRIVLWNPAAEALLGRSARRVTGRTLKEVFPPETSLARHLADTLATGESRSESEAVVESADGRPVHVSVMTAPLAGRGGAVTAAVAVVRDISRLRQLEAEVRRGETLAAVGRVAVGLAHEIRNPLGAIRGAVQLLKRELGDEAHWGEYTEVLLNEVGRVNRILEMLLDLGRPVSLRPVPLNIHQLLERVALLSEEMASERGVQIHRRYDPSLPPILADEDRMLQVIHNLVRNAIEAMPRGGKLTLITRLSMNPLFAKVDLGAGQRSMAEVQVVDEGEGIPEAARAKLFTPFFTTKERGLGLGLALCHRILEEHRGAIQISSEPGRGTAVTCFVPIAR